Proteins encoded by one window of Musa acuminata AAA Group cultivar baxijiao chromosome BXJ2-9, Cavendish_Baxijiao_AAA, whole genome shotgun sequence:
- the LOC103999257 gene encoding pentatricopeptide repeat-containing protein At1g76280 isoform X3: METWKIMEDKMIDINKRSCIFILQAFSKGGYIKEAFNWLNFLAENDRMHYAPMFNIFLSGCWSSKSFNHVNRCLELMENQLVGKSEITHWELLKLAVLQRNLSAVHEIWKEYTRYYSPSVIMLRKFIWCYAKLGDLDSGNAVLKHLLVLARQGSASLSISGTGNYQSSAVDIPIPTKEKSYEKRFSLDNLSSLTFEGNPEKNEGPVEVSMDESSMGHHSIMKNLDLKKSFESQSKLNIIDALLLKINGNTFFNELGKGRCIPVAHTIFDGAVRIDSSNFQVKQEDFSELSSGKMKQGLEMTSCPLKNLLRWSFNDMIHACAQSNNYQMAEQLFLQMLDIGLKPSEHTYDGFVKAAIEGKGVDYGMKVVKMMQERNIKPYNNTFAVLSVGYSRTLELDMAESFSNKISDKLPKNIHTFNTLLAACGFMDEPERAVRVLAKIKRLKIKLNIRTYELMFTLFGTVNVPYERGNILSHMDVTKRIGAIEMDMMKNGIHHSYASMKNLIRALGSEGMIQDMLRYLDIAENLLWQTDAHQTNDLYNIVLHALVKAKEVSRLLNSAVNRHKAIEVFRSMRSCGLPANVATYNIMIECCSMLKCFKSACAIISLMLREGFYPQTLTYTALIKVLLANEDFEGALNLLDQSHSEAIQVDVQLFNTILREAYIKRRIDVVELVVESMHREKIQPNPTSLWYTFSAYVESDFHSTAMEALQVLSMRMISEDNEILQGKKSVFEELILNEDPDVESEIIKTFKGSQEFLATALMNLRWCAIMGYSISWSPEESQWAKRLANKVST; the protein is encoded by the exons ATGGAGACATGGAAAATCATGGAGGACAAAATGATAGACATAAACAAGAGAAGTTGTATATTCATACTTCAAGCTTTCAGCAAAGGAGGATACATTAAGGAG GCATTTAACTGGCTCAATTTTCTTGCGGAAAATGATCGGATGCATTATGCGCCAATGTTCAATATTTTCTTAAGTGGATGCTGGAGTTCAAAGAGCTTTAATCATGTAAACCGCTGCTTGGAGCTAATGGAAAACCAACTTGTTGGCAAGTCTGAAATAACTCATTGGGAACTTCTTAAG CTTGCAGTTTTGCAGAGGAACTTGTCTGCAGTTCATGAGATTTGGAAGGAATATACTAGATATTACAGTCCAAGTGTCATAATGCTACGGAAATTTATTTGGTGCTATGCTAAATTAGGTGATCTTGATTCTGGAAATGCTGTCTTGAAGCATCTTTTGGTGCTTGCTAGGCAAGGAAGTGCCTCACTTTCCATATCTGGCACAGGGAATTATCAATCATCAGCAGTAGATATTCCTATACCAACAAAAGAGAAGTCATATGAAAAGAGATTTTCATTAGACAATTTGAGTTCCTTGACATTTGAAGGAAACCCAGAGAAAAATGAAGGCCCCGTTGAAGTTAGCATGGATGAATCCAGTATGGGACACCACAGCatcatgaagaatcttgatttgaaGAAAAGTTTTGAAAGtcaatcaaaattgaatataATTGATGCACTTCTATTGAAAATCAATGGAAATACTTTTTTTAATGAATTAGGGAAAGGTAGATGCATTCCTGTGGCCCATACAATCTTTGATGGTGCTGTTCGAATTGACAGTTCAAACTTCCAAGTCAAACAAGAAGATTTTTCTGAACTTAGCAGTGGAAAGATGAAACAAGGATTGGAAATGACCTCTTGTCCACTTAAGAACTTGTTGAGGTGGTCTTTCAATGACATGATACATGCCTGTGCACAATCTAATAACTACCAAATGGCTGAGCAGCTATTTCTGCAG atgCTTGACATTGGATTGAAACCATCAGAGCATACATACGATGGCTTTGTTAAAGCTGCCATTGAAGGGAAAGGAGTTGATTATGGCATGAAAGTG GTTAAGATGATGCAGGAAAGGAACATCAAGCCATATAATAACACTTTTGCAGTTCTCTCAGTTGGTTACAGCAGAACTTTAGAACTGGATATGGCTGAGTCCTTTTCAAATAAAATATCTGATAAATTACCGAAGAACATACATACCTTCAATACCTTACTTGCTGCCTGTGGTTTCATG GATGAGCCAGAACGTGCTGTCCGTGTACTGGCAAAAATCAAGAGATTGAAAATCAAGTTAAATATCAGGACTTATGAACTCATGTTTACCTTGTTTGGCACCGTCAATGTTCCTTATGAGAGAGGAAATATACTCTCACATATGGATGTTACCAAAAGAATAGGTGCCATCGAGATGGATATGATGAAGAATGGAATTCATCACAGTTATGCATCCATGAAGAATCTG ATAAGAGCTCTAGGATCTGAAGGTATGATACAAGACATGCTGCGGTATTTAGATATTGCTGAGAACTTGCTATGGCAGACCGATGCTCATCAAACAAATGATTTGTATAATATTGTACTGCATGCACTAGTCAAGGCAAAAGAGGTATCTAGACTTCTGAATAGTGCAGTAAAT agacaCAAGGCAATTGAAGTCTTCAGAAGTATGAGATCATGTGGTCTTCCAGCTAATGTTGCAACATACAATATCATGATAGAATGTTGCAGCATGCTCAAATGTTTCAAATCTGCATGTGCAATTATTTCCTTAATGTTGCGAGAAGGCTTCTATCCACAGACTTTGACCTATACTGCACTGATTAAG GTTCTTTTGGCAAATGAAGACTTTGAGGGTGCTCTGAATCTTTTGGATCAATCACACTCTGAAGCTATTCAGGTTGATGTCCAGCTTTTTAACACAATTCTTCGAGAAGCATATATAAAG AGAAGAATCGATGTTGTAGAGCTTGTTGTTGAGAGTATGCACAGGGAGAAAATCCAACCTAATCCTACATCCCTTTGGTATACATTCTCTGCATATGTAGAGAGTGATTTTCACAGCACAGCTATGGAAGCTCTACAGGTGTTGAGCATGCGGATGATCTCTGAAGACAATGAAATTCTTCAAGGGAAGAAATCTGTTTTCGAGGAACTCATTCTTAATGAAGACCCAGATGTTGAGTCAGAGATCATCAAAACTTTTAAAGGTTCTCAAGAGTTTCTTGCAACTGCTCTGATGAACTTAAGATGGTGTGCCATTATGGGTTACTCAATATCATGGTCTCCCGAGGAAAGTCAATGGGCCAAAAGGCTTGCCAACAAAGTATCTACTTGA
- the LOC103999257 gene encoding pentatricopeptide repeat-containing protein At1g76280 isoform X1 yields MHRNLFRAVRRSFANFCDAQIVRKRAWKNGVRRTQPSHTFSGSHDFNIYHLRDNVGTGFVQLQVVNALWKGDRQLASKMLLDLGEVNDKLSAKDFACILEYCARTPDPLFAMETWKIMEDKMIDINKRSCIFILQAFSKGGYIKEAFNWLNFLAENDRMHYAPMFNIFLSGCWSSKSFNHVNRCLELMENQLVGKSEITHWELLKLAVLQRNLSAVHEIWKEYTRYYSPSVIMLRKFIWCYAKLGDLDSGNAVLKHLLVLARQGSASLSISGTGNYQSSAVDIPIPTKEKSYEKRFSLDNLSSLTFEGNPEKNEGPVEVSMDESSMGHHSIMKNLDLKKSFESQSKLNIIDALLLKINGNTFFNELGKGRCIPVAHTIFDGAVRIDSSNFQVKQEDFSELSSGKMKQGLEMTSCPLKNLLRWSFNDMIHACAQSNNYQMAEQLFLQMLDIGLKPSEHTYDGFVKAAIEGKGVDYGMKVVKMMQERNIKPYNNTFAVLSVGYSRTLELDMAESFSNKISDKLPKNIHTFNTLLAACGFMDEPERAVRVLAKIKRLKIKLNIRTYELMFTLFGTVNVPYERGNILSHMDVTKRIGAIEMDMMKNGIHHSYASMKNLIRALGSEGMIQDMLRYLDIAENLLWQTDAHQTNDLYNIVLHALVKAKEVSRLLNSAVNRHKAIEVFRSMRSCGLPANVATYNIMIECCSMLKCFKSACAIISLMLREGFYPQTLTYTALIKVLLANEDFEGALNLLDQSHSEAIQVDVQLFNTILREAYIKRRIDVVELVVESMHREKIQPNPTSLWYTFSAYVESDFHSTAMEALQVLSMRMISEDNEILQGKKSVFEELILNEDPDVESEIIKTFKGSQEFLATALMNLRWCAIMGYSISWSPEESQWAKRLANKVST; encoded by the exons ATGCATCGAAACTT ATTTAGGGCCGTCCGGAGATCGTTTGCTAATTTTTGTGACGCGCAGATAGTGCGGAAAAGG GCTTGGAAGAATGGCGTACGTAGAACACAGCCATCTCATACTTTTTCAGGTTCTCATG atttcaacatttatcatttgagAGACAATGTGGGGACTGGATTTGTGCAGCTGCAAGTTGTTAATGCACTTTGGAAAGGAGATAGACAGCTAGCCTCCAAGATGCTTTTGGACCTTGGTGAAGTAAATGACAAGTTAAGTGCTAAGGATTTTGCCTGTATTTTGGAATATTGTGCACGCACGCCAGATCCCTTG TTTGCTATGGAGACATGGAAAATCATGGAGGACAAAATGATAGACATAAACAAGAGAAGTTGTATATTCATACTTCAAGCTTTCAGCAAAGGAGGATACATTAAGGAG GCATTTAACTGGCTCAATTTTCTTGCGGAAAATGATCGGATGCATTATGCGCCAATGTTCAATATTTTCTTAAGTGGATGCTGGAGTTCAAAGAGCTTTAATCATGTAAACCGCTGCTTGGAGCTAATGGAAAACCAACTTGTTGGCAAGTCTGAAATAACTCATTGGGAACTTCTTAAG CTTGCAGTTTTGCAGAGGAACTTGTCTGCAGTTCATGAGATTTGGAAGGAATATACTAGATATTACAGTCCAAGTGTCATAATGCTACGGAAATTTATTTGGTGCTATGCTAAATTAGGTGATCTTGATTCTGGAAATGCTGTCTTGAAGCATCTTTTGGTGCTTGCTAGGCAAGGAAGTGCCTCACTTTCCATATCTGGCACAGGGAATTATCAATCATCAGCAGTAGATATTCCTATACCAACAAAAGAGAAGTCATATGAAAAGAGATTTTCATTAGACAATTTGAGTTCCTTGACATTTGAAGGAAACCCAGAGAAAAATGAAGGCCCCGTTGAAGTTAGCATGGATGAATCCAGTATGGGACACCACAGCatcatgaagaatcttgatttgaaGAAAAGTTTTGAAAGtcaatcaaaattgaatataATTGATGCACTTCTATTGAAAATCAATGGAAATACTTTTTTTAATGAATTAGGGAAAGGTAGATGCATTCCTGTGGCCCATACAATCTTTGATGGTGCTGTTCGAATTGACAGTTCAAACTTCCAAGTCAAACAAGAAGATTTTTCTGAACTTAGCAGTGGAAAGATGAAACAAGGATTGGAAATGACCTCTTGTCCACTTAAGAACTTGTTGAGGTGGTCTTTCAATGACATGATACATGCCTGTGCACAATCTAATAACTACCAAATGGCTGAGCAGCTATTTCTGCAG atgCTTGACATTGGATTGAAACCATCAGAGCATACATACGATGGCTTTGTTAAAGCTGCCATTGAAGGGAAAGGAGTTGATTATGGCATGAAAGTG GTTAAGATGATGCAGGAAAGGAACATCAAGCCATATAATAACACTTTTGCAGTTCTCTCAGTTGGTTACAGCAGAACTTTAGAACTGGATATGGCTGAGTCCTTTTCAAATAAAATATCTGATAAATTACCGAAGAACATACATACCTTCAATACCTTACTTGCTGCCTGTGGTTTCATG GATGAGCCAGAACGTGCTGTCCGTGTACTGGCAAAAATCAAGAGATTGAAAATCAAGTTAAATATCAGGACTTATGAACTCATGTTTACCTTGTTTGGCACCGTCAATGTTCCTTATGAGAGAGGAAATATACTCTCACATATGGATGTTACCAAAAGAATAGGTGCCATCGAGATGGATATGATGAAGAATGGAATTCATCACAGTTATGCATCCATGAAGAATCTG ATAAGAGCTCTAGGATCTGAAGGTATGATACAAGACATGCTGCGGTATTTAGATATTGCTGAGAACTTGCTATGGCAGACCGATGCTCATCAAACAAATGATTTGTATAATATTGTACTGCATGCACTAGTCAAGGCAAAAGAGGTATCTAGACTTCTGAATAGTGCAGTAAAT agacaCAAGGCAATTGAAGTCTTCAGAAGTATGAGATCATGTGGTCTTCCAGCTAATGTTGCAACATACAATATCATGATAGAATGTTGCAGCATGCTCAAATGTTTCAAATCTGCATGTGCAATTATTTCCTTAATGTTGCGAGAAGGCTTCTATCCACAGACTTTGACCTATACTGCACTGATTAAG GTTCTTTTGGCAAATGAAGACTTTGAGGGTGCTCTGAATCTTTTGGATCAATCACACTCTGAAGCTATTCAGGTTGATGTCCAGCTTTTTAACACAATTCTTCGAGAAGCATATATAAAG AGAAGAATCGATGTTGTAGAGCTTGTTGTTGAGAGTATGCACAGGGAGAAAATCCAACCTAATCCTACATCCCTTTGGTATACATTCTCTGCATATGTAGAGAGTGATTTTCACAGCACAGCTATGGAAGCTCTACAGGTGTTGAGCATGCGGATGATCTCTGAAGACAATGAAATTCTTCAAGGGAAGAAATCTGTTTTCGAGGAACTCATTCTTAATGAAGACCCAGATGTTGAGTCAGAGATCATCAAAACTTTTAAAGGTTCTCAAGAGTTTCTTGCAACTGCTCTGATGAACTTAAGATGGTGTGCCATTATGGGTTACTCAATATCATGGTCTCCCGAGGAAAGTCAATGGGCCAAAAGGCTTGCCAACAAAGTATCTACTTGA
- the LOC103999257 gene encoding pentatricopeptide repeat-containing protein At1g76280 isoform X4, translating into MFAMETWKIMEDKMIDINKRSCIFILQAFSKGGYIKEAFNWLNFLAENDRMHYAPMFNIFLSGCWSSKSFNHVNRCLELMENQLVGKSEITHWELLKLAVLQRNLSAVHEIWKEYTRYYSPSVIMLRKFIWCYAKLGDLDSGNAVLKHLLVLARQGSASLSISGTGNYQSSAVDIPIPTKEKSYEKRFSLDNLSSLTFEGNPEKNEGPVEVSMDESSMGHHSIMKNLDLKKSFESQSKLNIIDALLLKINGNTFFNELGKGRCIPVAHTIFDGAVRIDSSNFQVKQEDFSELSSGKMKQGLEMTSCPLKNLLRWSFNDMIHACAQSNNYQMAEQLFLQMLDIGLKPSEHTYDGFVKAAIEGKGVDYGMKVVKMMQERNIKPYNNTFAVLSVGYSRTLELDMAESFSNKISDKLPKNIHTFNTLLAACGFMDEPERAVRVLAKIKRLKIKLNIRTYELMFTLFGTVNVPYERGNILSHMDVTKRIGAIEMDMMKNGIHHSYASMKNLIRALGSEGMIQDMLRYLDIAENLLWQTDAHQTNDLYNIVLHALVKAKEVSRLLNSAVNRHKAIEVFRSMRSCGLPANVATYNIMIECCSMLKCFKSACAIISLMLREGFYPQTLTYTALIKVLLANEDFEGALNLLDQSHSEAIQVDVQLFNTILREAYIKRRIDVVELVVESMHREKIQPNPTSLWYTFSAYVESDFHSTAMEALQVLSMRMISEDNEILQGKKSVFEELILNEDPDVESEIIKTFKGSQEFLATALMNLRWCAIMGYSISWSPEESQWAKRLANKVST; encoded by the exons ATG TTTGCTATGGAGACATGGAAAATCATGGAGGACAAAATGATAGACATAAACAAGAGAAGTTGTATATTCATACTTCAAGCTTTCAGCAAAGGAGGATACATTAAGGAG GCATTTAACTGGCTCAATTTTCTTGCGGAAAATGATCGGATGCATTATGCGCCAATGTTCAATATTTTCTTAAGTGGATGCTGGAGTTCAAAGAGCTTTAATCATGTAAACCGCTGCTTGGAGCTAATGGAAAACCAACTTGTTGGCAAGTCTGAAATAACTCATTGGGAACTTCTTAAG CTTGCAGTTTTGCAGAGGAACTTGTCTGCAGTTCATGAGATTTGGAAGGAATATACTAGATATTACAGTCCAAGTGTCATAATGCTACGGAAATTTATTTGGTGCTATGCTAAATTAGGTGATCTTGATTCTGGAAATGCTGTCTTGAAGCATCTTTTGGTGCTTGCTAGGCAAGGAAGTGCCTCACTTTCCATATCTGGCACAGGGAATTATCAATCATCAGCAGTAGATATTCCTATACCAACAAAAGAGAAGTCATATGAAAAGAGATTTTCATTAGACAATTTGAGTTCCTTGACATTTGAAGGAAACCCAGAGAAAAATGAAGGCCCCGTTGAAGTTAGCATGGATGAATCCAGTATGGGACACCACAGCatcatgaagaatcttgatttgaaGAAAAGTTTTGAAAGtcaatcaaaattgaatataATTGATGCACTTCTATTGAAAATCAATGGAAATACTTTTTTTAATGAATTAGGGAAAGGTAGATGCATTCCTGTGGCCCATACAATCTTTGATGGTGCTGTTCGAATTGACAGTTCAAACTTCCAAGTCAAACAAGAAGATTTTTCTGAACTTAGCAGTGGAAAGATGAAACAAGGATTGGAAATGACCTCTTGTCCACTTAAGAACTTGTTGAGGTGGTCTTTCAATGACATGATACATGCCTGTGCACAATCTAATAACTACCAAATGGCTGAGCAGCTATTTCTGCAG atgCTTGACATTGGATTGAAACCATCAGAGCATACATACGATGGCTTTGTTAAAGCTGCCATTGAAGGGAAAGGAGTTGATTATGGCATGAAAGTG GTTAAGATGATGCAGGAAAGGAACATCAAGCCATATAATAACACTTTTGCAGTTCTCTCAGTTGGTTACAGCAGAACTTTAGAACTGGATATGGCTGAGTCCTTTTCAAATAAAATATCTGATAAATTACCGAAGAACATACATACCTTCAATACCTTACTTGCTGCCTGTGGTTTCATG GATGAGCCAGAACGTGCTGTCCGTGTACTGGCAAAAATCAAGAGATTGAAAATCAAGTTAAATATCAGGACTTATGAACTCATGTTTACCTTGTTTGGCACCGTCAATGTTCCTTATGAGAGAGGAAATATACTCTCACATATGGATGTTACCAAAAGAATAGGTGCCATCGAGATGGATATGATGAAGAATGGAATTCATCACAGTTATGCATCCATGAAGAATCTG ATAAGAGCTCTAGGATCTGAAGGTATGATACAAGACATGCTGCGGTATTTAGATATTGCTGAGAACTTGCTATGGCAGACCGATGCTCATCAAACAAATGATTTGTATAATATTGTACTGCATGCACTAGTCAAGGCAAAAGAGGTATCTAGACTTCTGAATAGTGCAGTAAAT agacaCAAGGCAATTGAAGTCTTCAGAAGTATGAGATCATGTGGTCTTCCAGCTAATGTTGCAACATACAATATCATGATAGAATGTTGCAGCATGCTCAAATGTTTCAAATCTGCATGTGCAATTATTTCCTTAATGTTGCGAGAAGGCTTCTATCCACAGACTTTGACCTATACTGCACTGATTAAG GTTCTTTTGGCAAATGAAGACTTTGAGGGTGCTCTGAATCTTTTGGATCAATCACACTCTGAAGCTATTCAGGTTGATGTCCAGCTTTTTAACACAATTCTTCGAGAAGCATATATAAAG AGAAGAATCGATGTTGTAGAGCTTGTTGTTGAGAGTATGCACAGGGAGAAAATCCAACCTAATCCTACATCCCTTTGGTATACATTCTCTGCATATGTAGAGAGTGATTTTCACAGCACAGCTATGGAAGCTCTACAGGTGTTGAGCATGCGGATGATCTCTGAAGACAATGAAATTCTTCAAGGGAAGAAATCTGTTTTCGAGGAACTCATTCTTAATGAAGACCCAGATGTTGAGTCAGAGATCATCAAAACTTTTAAAGGTTCTCAAGAGTTTCTTGCAACTGCTCTGATGAACTTAAGATGGTGTGCCATTATGGGTTACTCAATATCATGGTCTCCCGAGGAAAGTCAATGGGCCAAAAGGCTTGCCAACAAAGTATCTACTTGA
- the LOC103999257 gene encoding pentatricopeptide repeat-containing protein At1g76280 isoform X2, which translates to MHRNLFRAVRRSFANFCDAQIVRKRAWKNGVRRTQPSHTFSGSHDFNIYHLRDNVGTGFVQLQVVNALWKGDRQLASKMLLDLGEVNDKLSAKDFACILEYCARTPDPLFAMETWKIMEDKMIDINKRSCIFILQAFSKGGYIKEAFNWLNFLAENDRMHYAPMFNIFLSGCWSSKSFNHVNRCLELMENQLVGKSEITHWELLKLAVLQRNLSAVHEIWKEYTRYYSPSVIMLRKFIWCYAKLGDLDSGNAVLKHLLVLARQGSASLSISGTGNYQSSAVDIPIPTKEKSYEKRFSLDNLSSLTFEGNPEKNEGPVEVSMDESSMGHHSIMKNLDLKKSFESQSKLNIIDALLLKINGNTFFNELGKGRCIPVAHTIFDGAVRIDSSNFQVKQEDFSELSSGKMKQGLEMTSCPLKNLLRWSFNDMIHACAQSNNYQMAEQLFLQMLDIGLKPSEHTYDGFVKAAIEGKGVDYGMKVVKMMQERNIKPYNNTFAVLSVGYSRTLELDMAESFSNKISDKLPKNIHTFNTLLAACGFMDEPERAVRVLAKIKRLKIKLNIRTYELMFTLFGTVNVPYERGNILSHMDVTKRIGAIEMDMMKNGIHHSYASMKNLIRALGSEGMIQDMLRYLDIAENLLWQTDAHQTNDLYNIVLHALVKAKERHKAIEVFRSMRSCGLPANVATYNIMIECCSMLKCFKSACAIISLMLREGFYPQTLTYTALIKVLLANEDFEGALNLLDQSHSEAIQVDVQLFNTILREAYIKRRIDVVELVVESMHREKIQPNPTSLWYTFSAYVESDFHSTAMEALQVLSMRMISEDNEILQGKKSVFEELILNEDPDVESEIIKTFKGSQEFLATALMNLRWCAIMGYSISWSPEESQWAKRLANKVST; encoded by the exons ATGCATCGAAACTT ATTTAGGGCCGTCCGGAGATCGTTTGCTAATTTTTGTGACGCGCAGATAGTGCGGAAAAGG GCTTGGAAGAATGGCGTACGTAGAACACAGCCATCTCATACTTTTTCAGGTTCTCATG atttcaacatttatcatttgagAGACAATGTGGGGACTGGATTTGTGCAGCTGCAAGTTGTTAATGCACTTTGGAAAGGAGATAGACAGCTAGCCTCCAAGATGCTTTTGGACCTTGGTGAAGTAAATGACAAGTTAAGTGCTAAGGATTTTGCCTGTATTTTGGAATATTGTGCACGCACGCCAGATCCCTTG TTTGCTATGGAGACATGGAAAATCATGGAGGACAAAATGATAGACATAAACAAGAGAAGTTGTATATTCATACTTCAAGCTTTCAGCAAAGGAGGATACATTAAGGAG GCATTTAACTGGCTCAATTTTCTTGCGGAAAATGATCGGATGCATTATGCGCCAATGTTCAATATTTTCTTAAGTGGATGCTGGAGTTCAAAGAGCTTTAATCATGTAAACCGCTGCTTGGAGCTAATGGAAAACCAACTTGTTGGCAAGTCTGAAATAACTCATTGGGAACTTCTTAAG CTTGCAGTTTTGCAGAGGAACTTGTCTGCAGTTCATGAGATTTGGAAGGAATATACTAGATATTACAGTCCAAGTGTCATAATGCTACGGAAATTTATTTGGTGCTATGCTAAATTAGGTGATCTTGATTCTGGAAATGCTGTCTTGAAGCATCTTTTGGTGCTTGCTAGGCAAGGAAGTGCCTCACTTTCCATATCTGGCACAGGGAATTATCAATCATCAGCAGTAGATATTCCTATACCAACAAAAGAGAAGTCATATGAAAAGAGATTTTCATTAGACAATTTGAGTTCCTTGACATTTGAAGGAAACCCAGAGAAAAATGAAGGCCCCGTTGAAGTTAGCATGGATGAATCCAGTATGGGACACCACAGCatcatgaagaatcttgatttgaaGAAAAGTTTTGAAAGtcaatcaaaattgaatataATTGATGCACTTCTATTGAAAATCAATGGAAATACTTTTTTTAATGAATTAGGGAAAGGTAGATGCATTCCTGTGGCCCATACAATCTTTGATGGTGCTGTTCGAATTGACAGTTCAAACTTCCAAGTCAAACAAGAAGATTTTTCTGAACTTAGCAGTGGAAAGATGAAACAAGGATTGGAAATGACCTCTTGTCCACTTAAGAACTTGTTGAGGTGGTCTTTCAATGACATGATACATGCCTGTGCACAATCTAATAACTACCAAATGGCTGAGCAGCTATTTCTGCAG atgCTTGACATTGGATTGAAACCATCAGAGCATACATACGATGGCTTTGTTAAAGCTGCCATTGAAGGGAAAGGAGTTGATTATGGCATGAAAGTG GTTAAGATGATGCAGGAAAGGAACATCAAGCCATATAATAACACTTTTGCAGTTCTCTCAGTTGGTTACAGCAGAACTTTAGAACTGGATATGGCTGAGTCCTTTTCAAATAAAATATCTGATAAATTACCGAAGAACATACATACCTTCAATACCTTACTTGCTGCCTGTGGTTTCATG GATGAGCCAGAACGTGCTGTCCGTGTACTGGCAAAAATCAAGAGATTGAAAATCAAGTTAAATATCAGGACTTATGAACTCATGTTTACCTTGTTTGGCACCGTCAATGTTCCTTATGAGAGAGGAAATATACTCTCACATATGGATGTTACCAAAAGAATAGGTGCCATCGAGATGGATATGATGAAGAATGGAATTCATCACAGTTATGCATCCATGAAGAATCTG ATAAGAGCTCTAGGATCTGAAGGTATGATACAAGACATGCTGCGGTATTTAGATATTGCTGAGAACTTGCTATGGCAGACCGATGCTCATCAAACAAATGATTTGTATAATATTGTACTGCATGCACTAGTCAAGGCAAAAGAG agacaCAAGGCAATTGAAGTCTTCAGAAGTATGAGATCATGTGGTCTTCCAGCTAATGTTGCAACATACAATATCATGATAGAATGTTGCAGCATGCTCAAATGTTTCAAATCTGCATGTGCAATTATTTCCTTAATGTTGCGAGAAGGCTTCTATCCACAGACTTTGACCTATACTGCACTGATTAAG GTTCTTTTGGCAAATGAAGACTTTGAGGGTGCTCTGAATCTTTTGGATCAATCACACTCTGAAGCTATTCAGGTTGATGTCCAGCTTTTTAACACAATTCTTCGAGAAGCATATATAAAG AGAAGAATCGATGTTGTAGAGCTTGTTGTTGAGAGTATGCACAGGGAGAAAATCCAACCTAATCCTACATCCCTTTGGTATACATTCTCTGCATATGTAGAGAGTGATTTTCACAGCACAGCTATGGAAGCTCTACAGGTGTTGAGCATGCGGATGATCTCTGAAGACAATGAAATTCTTCAAGGGAAGAAATCTGTTTTCGAGGAACTCATTCTTAATGAAGACCCAGATGTTGAGTCAGAGATCATCAAAACTTTTAAAGGTTCTCAAGAGTTTCTTGCAACTGCTCTGATGAACTTAAGATGGTGTGCCATTATGGGTTACTCAATATCATGGTCTCCCGAGGAAAGTCAATGGGCCAAAAGGCTTGCCAACAAAGTATCTACTTGA